A window of Azospirillum lipoferum 4B contains these coding sequences:
- a CDS encoding DedA family protein, translating into MLTGLPDFAAQGAALAAFIEAHADWAEVIIFLMAFAEGLTLVGLLVPGVVMLIAAGALVGAGVLDFWSVYLAIAGGAILGDATSYWLGRRYGERMFRIWPLSRQPDLRRRGEAFFLRHGSKSVFLARFIGPLRAVVPTTAGMMAMPHRKFQTFNVLSAVIWAPLLMSPGHLAWTGYDLSGMGGRAAPAVDANAGQGAARSCAPAPPVAGLPERTGC; encoded by the coding sequence GTGCTGACGGGATTGCCGGATTTCGCAGCCCAGGGGGCCGCTCTCGCCGCCTTCATCGAAGCGCATGCGGACTGGGCGGAAGTCATCATCTTCCTGATGGCGTTTGCGGAGGGGCTGACGCTCGTCGGGCTTCTCGTTCCCGGCGTTGTCATGCTGATCGCGGCCGGTGCACTCGTGGGCGCGGGCGTTCTCGATTTCTGGTCGGTCTATCTGGCCATCGCGGGCGGCGCCATCCTGGGTGACGCCACCTCCTACTGGCTGGGTCGCCGCTATGGCGAGCGCATGTTCCGGATATGGCCGCTGAGCAGGCAGCCCGACCTGCGCCGCCGCGGCGAAGCCTTCTTCCTGCGTCATGGAAGCAAGAGCGTGTTCCTGGCGCGCTTCATCGGCCCGCTGCGCGCGGTGGTGCCGACGACGGCCGGCATGATGGCGATGCCCCATCGGAAGTTTCAGACCTTCAACGTCCTGTCGGCCGTGATCTGGGCGCCGCTGCTGATGTCGCCGGGCCATCTTGCCTGGACCGGCTACGATTTGAGCGGAATGGGTGGCCGCGCCGCACCGGCGGTCGACGCCAATGCGGGGCAGGGCGCGGCAAGATCCTGCGCGCCCGCTCCACCCGTTGCCGGGCTGCCGGAAAGAACGGGGTGCTGA
- a CDS encoding ISAs1-like element ISAli14 family transposase: protein MSEEFDETFQRSRLRSLLDHFSVLKYPREAPEVRYPLREVLFLVVAATIADCEDYDEIALWGRNHLEFLRRFSEFHFGTPCADWLRVVMNRIGPDLFQACFTDWALALRPDAPKLIAIDGKTSRRSHDRAAGRKALHLVSAWATTERLVLAQEAVDEKENECAVIPEILERLDLNGAVVTIDAIACNPAIATAITERKGDYLLAVKANQPTLFAEIGRYFDDPEARIAEHTAVDKGHGRIESRRYAVSQEVDWLSGDRRYPDEPRFPHLKTIALVESVVEKAGSVSTMRRLFLSSAALTSHRLEQAVRGHWGIENCLHWVLDVTFREDHRLRKGHGARNMAVVRHFAINAVRVGKGKHSIKSTRKLAGWDPNVLANLLTPSSH, encoded by the coding sequence ATGTCCGAGGAGTTCGACGAGACGTTCCAGCGGTCGCGCCTGCGCAGCCTGCTTGACCATTTTTCCGTCCTTAAGTACCCGCGCGAGGCTCCGGAAGTCCGGTACCCGCTGCGGGAGGTGCTGTTTCTGGTGGTGGCCGCGACCATAGCGGACTGTGAGGACTACGATGAGATCGCCCTTTGGGGGCGTAATCATCTGGAGTTCCTGCGGCGCTTTTCGGAGTTCCACTTCGGCACGCCGTGTGCGGACTGGCTTCGGGTGGTGATGAACCGGATTGGGCCGGACCTGTTCCAGGCCTGCTTTACCGATTGGGCGTTGGCGTTGCGCCCGGACGCGCCGAAGCTGATCGCCATCGACGGCAAGACCTCGCGGCGCAGCCATGACCGGGCCGCCGGGCGCAAGGCGCTGCATCTGGTGTCTGCCTGGGCCACCACCGAACGCCTGGTGCTGGCCCAGGAAGCCGTGGACGAGAAGGAGAACGAGTGCGCGGTGATCCCCGAGATCCTGGAGCGCCTGGATCTGAACGGCGCGGTGGTCACCATCGACGCCATCGCCTGCAATCCCGCCATCGCCACAGCCATCACCGAGCGCAAGGGCGACTATCTGCTGGCGGTAAAGGCCAATCAACCAACCCTGTTCGCCGAGATCGGCCGTTACTTCGATGATCCCGAGGCCCGGATCGCCGAGCACACCGCTGTCGACAAAGGCCATGGCCGGATCGAGAGCCGCCGCTATGCCGTCAGCCAGGAGGTCGACTGGCTGTCGGGCGACCGGCGCTATCCCGACGAACCCCGCTTCCCTCACCTCAAGACCATCGCCCTGGTCGAGAGCGTCGTCGAAAAGGCCGGCAGCGTAAGCACCATGCGGCGCCTCTTCCTCAGTTCGGCCGCGCTCACCTCCCACCGCCTCGAACAAGCTGTGCGCGGGCACTGGGGCATCGAAAACTGCCTGCACTGGGTCCTCGACGTCACCTTCCGCGAAGATCACCGCCTGCGAAAAGGACACGGCGCCCGGAACATGGCCGTCGTCCGCCACTTCGCCATCAATGCCGTCCGCGTGGGAAAGGGAAAACACTCCATCAAATCAACCAGAAAGCTCGCAGGCTGGGACCCAAACGTCCTGGCAAACCTGCTTACACCTTCATCGCATTAA
- a CDS encoding NADPH-dependent F420 reductase codes for MSIGIIGSGALGSNVARALAKKGISATISNSRGPQSLASLVEELGPSIKAGTVEEAASADIVFAAVRWVDVEKVFTNLPAWNGRIVIDGTNPVEFIDPNSPDATDPSNPLAAYGIKAVDLNGKHSSEIFHQFVPGARVVKAFNHLDVNVLKEPEVASGKRVLFYSGDDAAAKAEIRKIIKDMGFAPVDLGALDVGGPLASLPFGPLSAQNFIRI; via the coding sequence ATGAGTATTGGTATCATCGGTTCTGGCGCCCTTGGCTCCAACGTTGCACGCGCTCTTGCTAAAAAGGGCATTTCTGCAACAATCTCAAACAGTCGCGGTCCGCAATCCTTGGCCTCGCTGGTTGAAGAACTGGGCCCCTCGATCAAAGCGGGAACGGTTGAGGAGGCAGCAAGCGCCGACATCGTTTTCGCCGCCGTGCGCTGGGTTGATGTGGAGAAGGTGTTCACCAACTTGCCGGCGTGGAATGGCCGCATCGTCATTGATGGCACCAACCCGGTAGAGTTCATCGATCCCAATTCACCCGACGCCACAGATCCGAGCAATCCGCTTGCAGCCTATGGCATCAAGGCGGTCGATCTGAATGGCAAACATTCCAGCGAAATATTCCACCAGTTTGTTCCGGGCGCTCGGGTCGTCAAGGCGTTCAACCACCTTGATGTCAACGTTCTGAAGGAGCCGGAGGTGGCGAGCGGCAAGCGCGTGCTGTTCTATTCAGGTGATGACGCCGCTGCAAAGGCCGAAATCCGCAAGATCATCAAGGATATGGGTTTCGCCCCGGTTGACCTTGGCGCGCTTGACGTCGGCGGCCCGCTGGCATCCCTGCCCTTCGGTCCATTGTCGGCGCAAAACTTCATCCGAATATAA
- a CDS encoding Rrf2 family transcriptional regulator, protein MPTSTRFVVAVHILTCLAVTDGKPMRSEDLAYSANTGAVVVRGLLSRLNDAGLTRSQLGAGGGSLLAKPANEIRLLDVYRAVEDTELFSLHRTPPCENCAVGGNILAALKPTLLRARTALEDELAKATIADIAADVAAIGRFSIPLVW, encoded by the coding sequence ATGCCAACCAGTACCCGCTTTGTTGTTGCCGTTCACATCTTGACCTGTCTTGCGGTAACGGATGGCAAGCCAATGCGTTCTGAGGATCTGGCTTATTCGGCAAACACAGGTGCGGTCGTTGTGCGGGGACTTTTATCCCGTTTGAATGATGCGGGATTGACACGGTCGCAGCTTGGAGCTGGAGGGGGTTCTTTGCTGGCAAAGCCGGCCAACGAGATACGGTTGCTCGATGTCTATCGAGCCGTTGAAGATACCGAATTGTTTTCGCTGCATCGGACCCCACCCTGTGAGAACTGTGCCGTTGGCGGCAACATTCTTGCGGCTCTAAAGCCAACCTTGTTGCGTGCACGCACAGCACTCGAAGATGAACTCGCAAAGGCAACCATTGCAGATATCGCTGCCGATGTGGCGGCGATTGGCAGGTTTTCCATTCCACTCGTCTGGTGA